A stretch of the Gloeomargarita sp. SKYB120 genome encodes the following:
- a CDS encoding carotenoid biosynthesis protein, producing MTLNERWERLAVTAHVGAMVFGVAGLVGVLPHPEWVLALPAAGQRLFAWSMAGGGVVYILLGALAMVLYGWRVLGPRLLLGFLLPAVLVSLSSELLGTSTGFPFGRYGYLDGLGYKIAGLVPFTIPLSWFYMGLACFVLVYGGLQGLRQRWLRLAGAVMGGAMLLVAWDLALDPAMSQTPVPFWQFHEAGAFFGMPYRNLAGWVGTGGLFMTLAAVLWRGQPLVLNRWDLTVPLVIYTVNYLFGAVISVSLLDSRYWIPIGLGVVLGVIPAFVCWWRAGRRLPPTLALPELDAVSLVK from the coding sequence ATGACCCTGAATGAACGATGGGAACGGCTGGCGGTGACGGCGCACGTGGGGGCGATGGTGTTTGGAGTGGCGGGCTTGGTGGGCGTGTTACCCCATCCCGAATGGGTGTTGGCGTTGCCGGCAGCGGGGCAGCGGTTATTCGCCTGGAGTATGGCCGGTGGGGGCGTGGTGTATATCCTGCTGGGGGCGCTGGCGATGGTGCTCTATGGCTGGCGCGTGCTGGGGCCGCGGTTGCTCTTGGGATTTTTGTTACCGGCGGTGCTGGTTTCCTTGAGCAGTGAGCTACTGGGCACGAGTACGGGTTTTCCCTTTGGGCGCTACGGCTATCTGGACGGGCTGGGGTACAAGATTGCCGGGCTGGTGCCGTTTACGATTCCTCTGTCCTGGTTCTATATGGGTCTGGCCTGTTTTGTGCTGGTCTATGGGGGATTGCAAGGGCTGCGACAACGCTGGTTACGCCTGGCTGGCGCGGTGATGGGGGGAGCGATGCTACTGGTAGCCTGGGACTTGGCGCTGGACCCGGCCATGAGTCAAACCCCCGTGCCCTTCTGGCAATTCCACGAAGCGGGCGCCTTCTTTGGGATGCCCTACCGGAATCTAGCGGGTTGGGTGGGCACGGGCGGCCTGTTTATGACCCTGGCGGCTGTGCTGTGGCGGGGGCAACCCCTGGTGCTCAACCGCTGGGATTTAACGGTGCCGCTGGTGATCTACACAGTGAACTACCTGTTCGGGGCAGTGATCAGCGTAAGTTTGCTCGATAGCCGTTACTGGATTCCCATTGGGTTGGGTGTCGTGTTAGGCGTGATCCCGGCGTTTGTTTGCTGGTGGCGGGCAGGGCGCAGGCTTCCCCCGACGCTCGCTTTGCCAGAACTCGATGCCGTATCGCTTGTCAAGTAG
- a CDS encoding UDP-N-acetylmuramoyl-L-alanyl-D-glutamate--2,6-diaminopimelate ligase, with product MKLGDLLTAIAPYLPPLDWRDPLFAQPVTGITCDSRECGPGMVFVGLPGTRVNGGDFWPEALAKGASVALVTPRPDIPPQVIPVTHITKACGELAAAFYGYPRNRLKLVGVTGTNGKTTTTHLIEFLLQQTQGPTALLGTLYYRWPGHQQTALQTTPGAVELQRDLAQAVQAGCQTVVMEVSSHALAQDRVAGCQYDVAIFTNLTQDHLDFHLTMENYFRAKARLFEPDLLRGRAIVNRDDPYGRRLIAALQQLEWPLWTYSVTGQPADLYVQQAHYSAQGITARIATPQGEGTLTVPLIGAFNLANTLAAVGAALHLGVTLDQIAQALPQFPGVPGRMERVQVSPDQDISVVVDYAHTPDGLENCLRAMRPFVSGRLICVFGCGGDRDRTKRPQMGKIAAELADVVVVTSDNPRTEDPQQIIQDILAGIPFTPLVWVQRDEAIHQAIQMAQPGDGVMIAGKGHEDYQILGTTKVPFDDREQARLALKRRLGLPT from the coding sequence ATGAAGCTAGGTGATTTGTTGACGGCAATTGCGCCTTATCTACCGCCCTTAGACTGGCGCGACCCCCTGTTTGCTCAACCTGTAACTGGTATCACCTGCGATTCTCGTGAATGTGGGCCAGGGATGGTGTTTGTCGGGTTGCCGGGGACGCGCGTAAATGGAGGTGATTTCTGGCCCGAAGCCCTGGCGAAGGGGGCGTCCGTTGCGTTGGTCACGCCTCGACCGGACATACCCCCCCAGGTGATTCCCGTAACCCATATCACGAAAGCCTGTGGGGAACTAGCGGCGGCCTTTTACGGTTATCCGCGCAACCGGCTGAAACTGGTCGGTGTTACCGGCACCAACGGCAAAACCACGACGACCCATTTAATTGAGTTTTTATTGCAACAGACGCAGGGGCCAACGGCGCTCCTGGGTACCCTGTACTACCGCTGGCCGGGGCATCAACAAACGGCCCTGCAGACGACACCAGGCGCCGTCGAGTTGCAACGCGATTTGGCGCAGGCGGTGCAAGCGGGTTGCCAAACGGTGGTGATGGAAGTGAGTTCCCACGCGCTGGCCCAGGACCGGGTGGCGGGTTGCCAGTATGATGTGGCGATTTTCACCAACCTGACCCAAGACCACCTGGACTTTCACCTGACCATGGAGAACTATTTCCGGGCCAAGGCGCGACTGTTTGAACCGGACTTGTTGCGGGGCCGGGCCATTGTCAACCGGGATGACCCCTATGGCCGTCGTCTTATTGCCGCCCTGCAGCAGTTGGAGTGGCCCCTGTGGACTTACAGTGTAACTGGGCAACCGGCGGATTTGTACGTTCAACAGGCGCACTACAGCGCCCAAGGCATTACCGCCCGCATTGCGACTCCCCAAGGAGAAGGAACTCTGACGGTGCCATTAATCGGGGCGTTTAACCTGGCGAATACCCTGGCGGCGGTGGGTGCAGCGTTACACCTGGGCGTGACCTTAGACCAAATTGCCCAGGCATTGCCCCAGTTTCCAGGGGTGCCGGGGCGCATGGAGCGCGTGCAAGTCAGTCCTGACCAGGACATCAGCGTGGTAGTGGACTACGCCCATACCCCCGATGGCTTGGAAAATTGCCTGCGGGCGATGCGACCGTTTGTGAGCGGGCGATTGATCTGCGTCTTTGGCTGCGGCGGCGACCGAGACCGGACCAAACGCCCCCAGATGGGCAAAATTGCAGCGGAGCTGGCCGATGTGGTGGTGGTGACATCTGATAACCCCCGCACCGAGGACCCGCAGCAGATTATTCAAGATATCTTGGCTGGGATACCCTTTACGCCGCTGGTGTGGGTGCAGCGGGACGAGGCAATTCACCAGGCGATTCAAATGGCGCAACCGGGCGATGGGGTGATGATTGCCGGCAAGGGCCACGAGGATTACCAGATTCTTGGCACCACCAAGGTTCCTTTTGACGACCGGGAGCAGGCGCGTTTGGCTCTGAAACGACGGTTGGGATTGCCTACTTGA
- a CDS encoding carbon dioxide-concentrating mechanism protein CcmK — MSLALGMVEVLGTPPSLAVADVMVKAGRVALVHCEVISGAYVTVIVRGDVAEVKRAVEAGVEAAKKVMPYYQPKEKTLLLSYHVIPRPHPNLERVLPIGFKPQVERFRV, encoded by the coding sequence ATGTCGCTTGCCTTAGGCATGGTGGAGGTCTTGGGCACGCCCCCGAGCCTGGCGGTGGCCGATGTGATGGTCAAGGCGGGGCGGGTGGCGCTGGTGCATTGTGAAGTGATTAGCGGCGCTTATGTAACAGTCATTGTGCGGGGAGATGTGGCGGAGGTGAAACGGGCGGTGGAAGCCGGTGTGGAAGCGGCCAAGAAGGTGATGCCCTATTACCAGCCCAAAGAAAAAACGCTGTTGCTGTCGTACCACGTGATTCCCCGGCCTCATCCCAACCTGGAACGGGTGTTACCGATTGGCTTTAAGCCGCAGGTGGAACGGTTCCGGGTATGA
- the argH gene encoding argininosuccinate lyase translates to MNQPWSQRFAQPLHPLVARFNASIGFDLALLPWDVRGSQAHARMLARQGIITPEEGEMLVQGLAQILQEYEQGRFPAQGEDVHLAVEQRLTELVGDVGKKLHTARSRNDQVATDLRLYLRDAIDDIAQRLRQLQRVLCQVAADHVETLMPGYTHLQRAQPVSLAHHLLAYFEMFQRDRQRLQEVRRRVNCSPLGAGALAGTTFPIDRQYTAALLGFEAVCANSLDAVSDRDFVVEFVAAASLILVHLSRMAEELILWSSQEFGFIEWQDSCATGSSMMPQKKNPDVPELVRGKAGRVFGHLQALLVMLKGLPLAYNKDLQEDKEALFDTVKTVQDCLAVMTLVWQEGIVIHKDRLAAAVATDWSNATDVADYLAARGVPFREAYQVTGQIVRFALEQGRLLQDLRLEEWQQFHPHFAEDIYEVIRPEQVVARRRSLGGTGFDQVRAALAQAQRECSDGN, encoded by the coding sequence ATGAATCAACCCTGGAGCCAGCGGTTTGCTCAGCCGTTGCACCCCCTGGTGGCGCGGTTTAACGCTAGTATTGGGTTTGACCTGGCCCTACTGCCCTGGGATGTGCGGGGATCGCAGGCCCATGCGCGGATGCTGGCCCGGCAAGGGATCATCACGCCAGAGGAGGGGGAAATGCTGGTGCAGGGCCTGGCGCAAATCCTCCAGGAATACGAGCAGGGTCGCTTTCCGGCGCAGGGGGAAGATGTGCATCTGGCGGTGGAACAGCGGTTGACAGAATTGGTGGGAGACGTAGGCAAAAAACTTCACACGGCCCGTTCCCGCAATGACCAGGTGGCGACGGACCTGCGGCTTTACTTGCGGGACGCGATTGATGACATTGCCCAGCGCCTGCGGCAGTTGCAACGGGTGTTGTGCCAGGTGGCTGCGGACCATGTAGAAACCCTGATGCCGGGCTATACCCATCTCCAACGGGCGCAGCCGGTGAGTTTGGCGCATCATTTGCTGGCGTATTTTGAGATGTTTCAGCGCGACCGGCAACGGTTGCAGGAGGTGCGCCGGCGGGTGAATTGTTCCCCCTTGGGCGCCGGAGCCTTGGCAGGAACCACGTTCCCGATTGACCGGCAATACACGGCAGCGCTGCTGGGGTTTGAAGCGGTGTGCGCCAACAGCCTGGATGCGGTGAGCGACCGGGATTTTGTAGTGGAGTTTGTGGCGGCAGCGAGTTTGATCCTGGTGCATCTAAGCCGCATGGCTGAAGAATTGATTCTCTGGTCATCCCAAGAGTTTGGCTTTATCGAATGGCAAGACAGTTGCGCCACGGGGTCAAGCATGATGCCCCAGAAGAAAAATCCCGACGTGCCAGAACTGGTGCGAGGCAAAGCGGGGCGGGTGTTTGGGCATTTGCAGGCGCTGCTGGTGATGCTCAAGGGATTGCCCCTGGCCTATAACAAGGACCTGCAAGAAGATAAAGAAGCCCTGTTTGATACGGTCAAAACGGTGCAGGATTGTCTGGCGGTGATGACGCTAGTGTGGCAAGAAGGGATTGTGATTCACAAAGACCGGCTGGCGGCGGCGGTGGCGACGGACTGGAGCAACGCGACGGATGTGGCAGATTACCTGGCGGCCAGGGGGGTGCCGTTTCGAGAGGCGTACCAGGTTACAGGCCAGATTGTGCGCTTTGCGCTGGAGCAGGGGCGGTTGCTCCAGGATTTGCGCTTGGAGGAATGGCAGCAGTTTCATCCCCACTTTGCCGAAGATATTTATGAGGTGATTCGCCCAGAGCAGGTGGTGGCCCGACGCCGGAGTTTGGGGGGGACGGGGTTTGACCAGGTGCGGGCAGCGCTGGCCCAAGCCCAACGGGAGTGCAGTGATGGCAATTGA
- a CDS encoding branched-chain amino acid ABC transporter permease, with the protein MAIELAQLLINGLALGGILALGSVGLTLTYGILRLSNFAHGDFLTLGAYLTLMANDWGLPLPVAMLVGCGLTVGAFLLTEAILWGPVRRRRTSPTTMMIMSIGLALFIRNGIILIWGSQNQNYRLPVFGAMALGPVQVTTNRIVVLGMALAAVGLLHLLLQKTTIGRQMRAVADNPELAQVAGIDVQRVILWTWVVAGGLTALGGAMYGLITAVRPNMGWFLLLPMFATVILGGIGNPYGAMVAAVIVGVAQEMSTYWLPSEYKLGVALVVMMLVLLVRPQGLFRGTVA; encoded by the coding sequence ATGGCAATTGAACTGGCGCAGTTGCTGATTAACGGGCTGGCACTGGGGGGGATTTTGGCCCTGGGGTCGGTGGGCTTGACCTTGACCTACGGCATTTTGCGGCTTTCCAACTTTGCGCACGGGGATTTTTTGACGCTGGGAGCCTATTTGACGCTGATGGCCAATGACTGGGGGTTGCCTTTGCCGGTGGCGATGCTGGTGGGCTGTGGGCTGACGGTGGGGGCCTTTCTGCTCACGGAGGCCATCCTGTGGGGGCCGGTGCGACGGCGGCGGACCTCTCCCACCACCATGATGATCATGTCCATCGGGCTGGCGTTGTTTATCCGCAACGGCATTATTTTGATTTGGGGCAGCCAGAACCAGAACTATCGCTTGCCGGTGTTTGGGGCGATGGCGCTGGGGCCGGTGCAGGTGACCACCAATCGCATCGTGGTGCTGGGGATGGCACTGGCGGCAGTGGGGTTATTGCACCTGCTGTTGCAAAAAACCACCATTGGGCGACAAATGCGAGCGGTGGCGGACAATCCGGAACTGGCGCAGGTAGCCGGGATTGATGTGCAGCGCGTGATTCTCTGGACCTGGGTGGTGGCGGGGGGATTGACGGCGCTGGGGGGTGCGATGTATGGGCTAATTACGGCGGTGCGCCCGAATATGGGCTGGTTTCTACTGTTGCCGATGTTTGCAACTGTGATTTTGGGGGGTATCGGCAATCCCTATGGGGCCATGGTCGCGGCGGTCATCGTGGGCGTGGCCCAAGAAATGAGCACGTACTGGTTGCCGAGCGAATATAAGCTGGGGGTGGCGCTGGTGGTGATGATGCTGGTGTTGCTGGTGCGACCCCAAGGCCTGTTTCGTGGCACAGTTGCCTGA